The following is a genomic window from Pyricularia oryzae 70-15 chromosome 5, whole genome shotgun sequence.
TGAAGAAGCTGATCTGCGCTCGGTGAACGACGTACTCGCTGTCAGCGTAGCCGAGTAGATCCTTGATATCTGTGCTTTGGTGACCCTTGATCCTGGCGATCTCGGCCGATGAGTAGTTCACCAAAGCTCGGCCAACCTCGTTGGTAGAACCCTCCCAGTACTTTCCGTCAGGGGTTGGCGTTGAGAGTTTCTTCTCGACCACCACGATCCGGACGGCTTCCTGCTGTGCAAAGTGTCCTTCGACATCCACTACACCCACAGGTAGTAGGCCAGCCTTATCCAACAGTGCTTGGTACGCGCCTTGGTCTATGTAGACTGTGCCGTGTGGCTTGAGGCCGTGAAGGATCCAGAATGACCGGTCCCTGATTGGGTCTGTTGAGGGAAGGAATCGTGTGTGTAATGGAGGCTGAATTCCTGATTCGTTCCTGGGCATGAAAGAGTCTGTGTGGTCATTTACACTGATCCTGGACGATGTGGCAGCTGGGTTTGCCTCAATCCATTTCACAATGTTGAGAATATTGCCCGGATTTGACGCCCTGGCGATGATGGTGGTGACTCCTGCAGAGGTGGCAAGCCTTGCTGCCACGATCTTGGTAAACATGCCACCCGTACCCAAAGACGATCCGGCAGAGGACACTGCGTAATCTCAGTCAATAACCTGACAATCTTTGGACAAGTAAGGGGCGGACTTGCCATCAGCAGATAAGGCTCCGATATCCTCTACCACCTCGATAGCCTTGGCATCTGGGTGAGCTCGGGGATTCTTGTCATATAGACAATCTACGTCCGTCATGAGGAATAGCATTTCTGCATGAACCATAGCTGCAGTAATAGCGGATAGTGTGTCATTGTCGCCAAACTTGATTTCCGAGACGGCGAGAGTGTCGTTCTCGTTTACGATGGGGATAACGCCCATGTCAAGGAGCTCCATGACTGTATTCTGGGCATTTAGGTACCTGGACCTCTATTTCCGTCATCCTTATCAGCATCACAGTGTGACACCAATGACTTTATGACTAGGGCGTACACAAGGGCCTTGAGTGTCATCTACCTGGGAAGGTAGTGGTGGGGGTTGGAATGCATACGTACGTCCGCAATATCATTCCTGGTGAGAAGAATTTGTGCGATTGGCTGTCTCAATTGTGTGAAGAGACTGTCCCATAGACTCATGAGGCGGCATTGTCCTATTGCTGCCAAAGCCTGGTGTGGAGGAGCATTATCAGTACCAAGCTTATCGGCTACGTTGAATCCTGCTCAGTACAAACCTGCAACTTGGACATGTGCTTCTTGGGCCTTACGGCTATGTCCATACGGCGAAGCCCAACGCCGATGGCACCCGACGAGACGATGACGACTTTGTGTCCATCTTCCCTTAACTTGACGGCCGTCTCAACAATTAGGGTCAAGATGGAGAGGAGAGGTTTTTTTGTCGTCTCATCGACGATGGAGCTGGTGCCTATCCTCGTGTTAGTCTCCCTATCGATATAGATAGATCAAACAGCTTTCGAGATGACTATCAACCCCACGCCAGGTAGAGCAGGGGCATGCAAAAGATAAACATGGATTTTGAGGCGCAAGGACCACTCACCTAGCTTGATCACCACAGTGCCCAATGATTTCGGAGCCTTCATCGCTACGATACCCGATACAACGAGAAGTAAGTGAGTGATTTGCTTTCTATCCCACGACACACCAAGCAAAAAGTCCCCGAACAACGGAATCGCAAACACGAAATACACATGAAAGCTACATATTAATGGATACCCAACGGGAGTATTAAAAGGGTCTCCAGTGTGGTCTTACAAGGATCGGAATGCGTGACGGCGCCCTTCAGgtccattttttttctcgtcccCCGTAAAAGGCGCGCGGGTTTTGTGGTTGACGAGTCGACAAGTGGGCGATTGTGTGGTAGCGATGTCGCAGCTTGGCGACCTTTATTGACCTTGGGGCAGGGATGACTGTTACTTCAGGTGAACCCCACCAATGACGCACGGTGTAGAGCCCCCTTGTCCGCATTGCCCGGTTTTTGTCAAGGGTTCGGGGCAGAAAAAGTCCGCTTAACTGACCGCCCGGGATTCCGTGCCGTCGTGCGCGACTCCCGGGCGCGACTTGTTAGGCTTGCAAGGATCAGACAACGTCAAGATTCATTCACATGTCGGCGTGGGCGACGGTAGACTGCGCTTAGCAAAAGTCAATTGATACACGACTTTGAAGTTTCCAAATCATCTCGATACATCGAGTACTGTTCATTCCCATTTTCGATCTAGACAATAAGGCCATAACGACACGACCCGAAAACGATGGCGTCCCCACAAGACAACACGCCGTCCGGGGCGACCCCGAAACCACAGACGCATGAAGAGACACCAGACCAGGTGAAGCTACGCATCAACGGCGGCGAGCGGCTCAACATCCGCAAGAACAACCCGGCTGAGACGGGGTTCGATCCCGCGACGAGCAAATGGGTCAACTACTTCAAGGTGCTGACGGGCAGCATGACCAAAGAGGGCCAGTTTCACTACCGCGAGCACCTGTACCGGACCAACGAGGAGCGTGACTTGAGGCGGTGCGAGGAGCAGCGTGACTGGCTGTTCCGCTACTCGCCTGTCGTGCGCTACATGCGCGACCAGATCCGGCTGCTGGGCGGCGAGCTTGACGCGGATAATGTCGTTTGCCGCAGGTGTCCCTCGAGACTGACCGCGG
Proteins encoded in this region:
- a CDS encoding glutamate 5-kinase; the protein is MKAPKSLGTVVIKLGTSSIVDETTKKPLLSILTLIVETAVKLREDGHKVVIVSSGAIGVGLRRMDIAVRPKKHMSKLQALAAIGQCRLMSLWDSLFTQLRQPIAQILLTRNDIADRSRYLNAQNTVMELLDMGVIPIVNENDTLAVSEIKFGDNDTLSAITAAMVHAEMLFLMTDVDCLYDKNPRAHPDAKAIEVVEDIGALSADVSSAGSSLGTGGMFTKIVAARLATSAGVTTIIARASNPGNILNIVKWIEANPAATSSRISVNDHTDSFMPRNESGIQPPLHTRFLPSTDPIRDRSFWILHGLKPHGTVYIDQGAYQALLDKAGLLPVGVVDVEGHFAQQEAVRIVVVEKKLSTPTPDGKYWEGSTNEVGRALVNYSSAEIARIKGHQSTDIKDLLGYADSEYVVHRAQISFFRRESRPVSPTMEMEPITRGIGSYEVTH